Proteins encoded by one window of bacterium:
- a CDS encoding transposase yields the protein MVSRFAALRVRAAHRDYKKSELREREWLLVEWPKNEKEPTKYTLSSAPGMVPLDDLVRLVKLRWRIERDYEEMKQELGLGHYEGRGWRGFHHHGALCVAAYAFLVAERARLSPPEPLAFLKAARLPKGFRPRGAPGSSRTTQPRVHRHETT from the coding sequence TTGGTCTCGCGCTTTGCGGCCCTCCGGGTGCGCGCGGCGCATCGGGACTATAAAAAGTCCGAGCTTCGCGAGCGCGAATGGCTGCTCGTCGAATGGCCCAAAAACGAGAAGGAACCGACGAAATACACCCTGTCCTCGGCCCCGGGGATGGTCCCCCTCGACGATCTGGTGCGCCTGGTGAAACTGCGCTGGCGGATCGAGCGGGATTACGAAGAAATGAAACAGGAACTCGGGCTCGGGCACTACGAAGGCCGCGGATGGAGGGGGTTCCACCATCACGGTGCCCTTTGCGTCGCGGCGTATGCCTTCCTCGTCGCGGAGCGGGCGAGGCTTTCCCCCCCAGAGCCTCTGGCCTTCCTCAAAGCCGCTCGCCTACCCAAAGGTTTTCGGCCAAGAGGCGCCCCCGGTTCGTCCCGAACGACACAGCCCCGCGTCCATCGCCACGAAACGACTTGA
- a CDS encoding sodium:proton antiporter, producing the protein MPIVRSRTVVLAILFVAAFALFAAPAAAQSHDEGDAGGESAGAGSHDAQAAHGHGELGKELSLVWAIPFAAILLSIALFPLVLPHFWHKHFPKVSAVCALAFAVPFLVGYKMQAVSAIWHIVIADFIPFIILLSGLFTVAGGIVVRGSFRGSPAVNVAMILIGTILASWIGTTGAAMVMIRPLLRANAWRKRQAHVVVFFIFLVANIGGSLTPLGDPPLFLGFLHGVPFFWTMKHVWLETSFVAALVLAIFYVWDTVMYRRESAPPADGEREPLRIEGAHNFLFLLGIVGAVLFSGMVELGEIPMGFGVHESVQNLIRDFAIVVIAISAYKSTQASMREANSFTWFPILEVAYLFAGIFVTIIPALEILKAGQEGALGFLVSAVNTPPRYFWATGVLSSFLDNAPTYLTFFNAALGQLYPGVAEAQAVPHLIGAAAGGPPPGIDFLAAISVGAVFMGANTYIGNAPNFMVKSIAEEAGIPMPTFFGYMLKYSIPVLVVVFLLMTLVFF; encoded by the coding sequence ATTCCCATCGTGCGTTCGCGGACGGTTGTTCTTGCGATCCTTTTTGTCGCGGCGTTCGCGTTATTCGCGGCGCCGGCGGCGGCTCAATCCCACGACGAAGGCGACGCTGGCGGCGAGTCCGCCGGCGCCGGGTCGCACGACGCGCAGGCGGCACATGGCCACGGCGAACTCGGCAAGGAGCTTTCGCTTGTGTGGGCGATTCCGTTTGCCGCGATTCTGCTTTCGATCGCCCTGTTTCCGCTCGTGCTTCCGCATTTCTGGCACAAACACTTTCCGAAGGTGAGCGCCGTTTGCGCGCTCGCGTTCGCCGTGCCGTTCCTCGTTGGATACAAGATGCAGGCCGTGTCCGCGATCTGGCACATCGTCATCGCGGATTTCATCCCGTTCATCATTTTGCTTTCGGGCCTATTCACCGTGGCCGGCGGCATCGTCGTCCGCGGATCGTTTCGCGGATCGCCCGCGGTGAACGTCGCGATGATCCTCATCGGCACGATCCTGGCCTCCTGGATCGGCACGACCGGCGCGGCGATGGTGATGATCCGCCCGTTGCTGCGCGCGAATGCGTGGCGCAAGCGCCAGGCGCATGTCGTCGTCTTTTTCATCTTCCTCGTCGCCAACATCGGCGGATCGCTGACCCCGCTTGGCGACCCGCCGCTGTTCCTCGGATTCCTGCACGGCGTGCCGTTTTTCTGGACGATGAAACACGTCTGGCTGGAAACGTCCTTCGTCGCGGCGCTCGTGCTCGCCATCTTTTACGTCTGGGACACCGTGATGTATCGCCGCGAGTCCGCGCCGCCCGCCGACGGCGAACGCGAGCCCCTGCGTATCGAGGGCGCGCACAACTTCCTGTTCCTCCTTGGCATCGTCGGCGCGGTGCTGTTTTCGGGCATGGTCGAACTCGGCGAGATCCCGATGGGCTTTGGCGTGCACGAGTCCGTACAGAATCTCATTCGCGATTTCGCCATCGTCGTCATCGCCATCTCCGCCTACAAATCGACGCAGGCCTCGATGCGCGAGGCCAACAGCTTCACGTGGTTTCCGATCCTGGAGGTCGCGTACCTGTTCGCGGGTATCTTCGTCACAATCATCCCCGCGCTCGAGATCCTGAAGGCCGGGCAGGAGGGCGCGCTCGGCTTCCTGGTGTCCGCGGTGAACACGCCGCCCCGCTACTTCTGGGCGACGGGCGTCTTGTCGAGCTTTCTCGACAACGCGCCGACGTACCTCACGTTTTTCAATGCCGCGCTCGGCCAGCTCTACCCCGGCGTGGCCGAGGCGCAGGCGGTGCCGCACCTCATCGGCGCTGCCGCGGGCGGGCCGCCGCCGGGCATCGACTTCCTCGCGGCGATCTCCGTCGGTGCGGTGTTCATGGGCGCGAACACCTACATCGGAAACGCGCCGAACTTCATGGTAAAATCGATCGCGGAAGAGGCGGGCATTCCGATGCCCACGTTCTTTGGCTACATGCTGAAGTATTCGATTCCGGTTCTCGTCGTCGTCTTCCTGCTGATGACACTCGTTTTCTTCTAA
- a CDS encoding ATP synthase F0 subunit B — MIEVNWTLGYVVVLFLALLVFLGRVLITPVRKVLDAREAAHEAPANAARELRRQAQELRADLETRLEEAHTQAQRVSAALAEESARQRESVFGEARGQAERIMKETRANLQSTVAAARERLDADARKLADQLAKKLLETA, encoded by the coding sequence ATGATCGAAGTCAACTGGACGCTCGGATACGTCGTCGTTTTGTTTCTGGCGCTCCTCGTTTTTCTGGGGCGCGTTCTGATCACGCCGGTGCGCAAGGTGCTCGACGCGCGCGAAGCGGCGCACGAGGCGCCCGCGAACGCGGCGCGCGAGCTTCGCCGCCAGGCTCAGGAGTTGCGCGCCGATCTCGAAACGAGGCTCGAGGAAGCGCACACGCAGGCCCAGCGCGTGTCCGCCGCGCTCGCGGAGGAGTCCGCGCGACAGCGTGAGTCGGTGTTCGGCGAGGCGCGCGGCCAGGCCGAGCGCATCATGAAAGAGACGCGCGCGAACCTGCAATCGACCGTCGCCGCCGCGCGCGAACGCCTGGACGCCGACGCCCGCAAGCTCGCCGACCAGCTCGCCAAAAAGCTGCTCGAAACCGCGTAA
- a CDS encoding IS1634 family transposase has protein sequence MFVRLRRSVQGGKTYEYLQICESYREGAKVKQRLIANLGRIEHLRASGQLDGVLTSLAKFSDRVRVIEAHRTQGMVARSAKSWGPALVFGRLWERQGLPHVLGRLAAGRKFAFDPERVAFALALQRLCEPGSDLQGSEWLKDVEGLPEIGLHQMYRTVGWLAEVREELERMLFFRDRDLFHQEIDLVFLDTTSTYVYRDQETAFCKRGYSRDKRPDLPQMVLCVAVDRSGWPIAWEVFPGNTADKDAFTHVVTRLRERFQIRRVVVVADRGMISKDSIELLTGDKEAPFDFILGCRMRRDLDVTDLLHMTREFDEIAPGLGVAERTLEGKRYVVCYNEVEAKKDAAAREAMVQSLMEKLEAGESKSLVGNTGYRRFLKGEKWQKRGQSPITTVS, from the coding sequence ATGTTTGTACGGCTGCGGCGTAGTGTGCAGGGCGGGAAGACCTACGAGTACCTGCAAATTTGCGAATCCTACCGGGAAGGCGCGAAGGTCAAACAACGGCTGATCGCGAATCTCGGGCGCATCGAGCATTTGCGGGCGTCGGGCCAGCTCGACGGCGTGCTGACAAGCCTCGCGAAATTCAGCGATCGCGTGCGCGTGATCGAGGCCCACCGCACGCAGGGGATGGTGGCGCGGTCGGCGAAATCCTGGGGTCCGGCGCTGGTTTTCGGCCGTTTGTGGGAGCGGCAGGGTTTGCCGCACGTGCTGGGGCGTCTGGCCGCTGGCCGGAAGTTCGCGTTCGACCCGGAGCGCGTGGCGTTTGCGCTGGCCTTGCAGCGGCTGTGCGAACCGGGCAGCGATCTTCAAGGCTCGGAGTGGTTGAAAGACGTCGAGGGTCTGCCCGAGATCGGCCTGCACCAGATGTACCGCACGGTCGGCTGGCTTGCCGAGGTCCGCGAGGAATTGGAGCGCATGCTCTTTTTTCGCGACCGCGACCTGTTTCATCAGGAGATTGACCTGGTCTTCCTGGACACGACGAGCACGTACGTCTATCGCGACCAGGAGACGGCGTTTTGCAAACGCGGTTACTCCCGCGACAAACGGCCGGACCTGCCGCAGATGGTGCTGTGCGTCGCGGTGGATCGATCCGGCTGGCCGATCGCGTGGGAGGTCTTTCCCGGCAACACCGCGGACAAGGACGCCTTCACGCACGTGGTCACGCGCCTGCGCGAGCGCTTTCAGATCCGGCGCGTCGTCGTCGTCGCGGATCGCGGGATGATCTCGAAGGACTCGATCGAGCTGCTCACGGGGGATAAAGAGGCGCCGTTCGATTTCATCCTCGGCTGCCGGATGCGCCGGGACCTCGACGTGACGGACCTTCTGCACATGACGCGCGAGTTCGACGAGATCGCGCCCGGCCTCGGCGTGGCGGAGCGGACCCTCGAAGGCAAGCGCTACGTCGTCTGTTACAACGAGGTCGAGGCGAAAAAGGACGCCGCCGCGCGCGAGGCGATGGTCCAGTCGCTCATGGAAAAACTCGAAGCCGGCGAGTCGAAGAGCCTCGTCGGAAACACCGGGTATCGCCGATTCCTGAAAGGCGAGAAGTGGCAAAAAAGGGGACAGTCACCTATTACTACTGTGTCATAA
- a CDS encoding excisionase family DNA-binding protein — MKMVSENDRDTRRVTQSRTTISVPKGEIDEVAEIAKVLKVALAKTKGRRPKSRFVGPDGESSKIPHSVLQVMAKATESLARGDSVSVVRVDAELTTKQAADILNVSRQYLVRLIEEGALPARRTGSHRRVQLQDVLAYKKMRDRRRRAALRKLVRITEEAGGYGWQIDDHKRNESGS; from the coding sequence TTGAAAATGGTATCCGAAAACGATCGCGACACGCGGCGGGTTACGCAGTCCCGGACTACGATATCGGTACCCAAGGGCGAGATCGACGAGGTCGCCGAGATAGCCAAGGTTTTGAAGGTCGCGCTGGCAAAAACGAAAGGGCGGCGTCCAAAAAGCCGGTTCGTCGGACCCGACGGAGAGTCATCGAAGATCCCCCATTCCGTGCTTCAGGTGATGGCGAAAGCTACGGAGTCGCTTGCGCGCGGCGATTCGGTTTCGGTCGTACGCGTTGACGCCGAACTCACGACCAAGCAAGCCGCCGACATCCTGAATGTATCGAGACAATATCTCGTTCGCCTGATTGAAGAAGGAGCATTGCCCGCGCGACGCACGGGCAGTCATCGCCGCGTGCAACTGCAGGATGTTCTCGCCTATAAAAAAATGCGTGACCGCAGGCGCCGGGCCGCGTTGCGCAAGCTCGTGCGGATTACTGAAGAAGCGGGAGGATATGGCTGGCAAATCGACGATCATAAGCGGAATGAATCG
- a CDS encoding efflux RND transporter periplasmic adaptor subunit yields the protein MKTKKSTILVAFAAFAAIAAAGCGPGATTTPYVEPPVAEVRVETPGGAESGAFFQTVGRVKNVRESTLASKVMGTVRDIKVKAGSKVRRGQTLMRIDDADIAGKAQQAAGALAQARAALAITEANHKRFVTLFESGSASKAELDKATFDYDAARGALEQAQGAVAEAASYLAEARVAAPFDGVVVDTMIEEGEMVAPGRPLVRIEGQSALEFETTVNERDVAFIEIGQKAPVLLDAVSGEKSQIDGEISEIVPASDGTHSQVVRIALVDGAEVRSGLFGRVRFAKPDGAASARLAPSDRVVRRGQLAGVWVVDHGDRVRLRLVREGRASGDRTEIFAGVLAKDRIVTSDISELIDGQPAKVVN from the coding sequence ATGAAAACCAAAAAGAGCACGATCCTTGTCGCGTTCGCGGCGTTTGCGGCGATCGCCGCCGCGGGCTGCGGGCCCGGCGCGACCACGACGCCCTACGTCGAGCCGCCCGTCGCCGAGGTGCGTGTCGAAACACCCGGCGGCGCCGAATCCGGCGCGTTTTTCCAGACCGTCGGCCGCGTGAAGAACGTGCGCGAATCGACCCTCGCCTCGAAGGTCATGGGCACGGTGCGCGACATCAAGGTGAAGGCGGGCAGCAAGGTGCGTCGCGGGCAGACGCTCATGCGCATCGACGACGCGGATATCGCCGGCAAGGCGCAGCAGGCTGCCGGCGCGCTCGCGCAAGCCAGGGCGGCGCTCGCGATTACGGAGGCCAATCACAAGCGCTTCGTGACGCTGTTCGAATCCGGATCGGCGTCCAAGGCGGAGCTCGACAAGGCGACGTTCGATTACGACGCGGCAAGGGGCGCGCTGGAGCAGGCACAGGGCGCCGTCGCCGAGGCCGCAAGCTACCTCGCCGAGGCCCGCGTCGCCGCGCCGTTTGATGGCGTTGTCGTCGACACGATGATCGAGGAGGGCGAGATGGTCGCGCCCGGCCGGCCGCTCGTGCGCATCGAGGGCCAATCCGCGCTGGAGTTCGAGACGACGGTCAACGAACGCGACGTTGCGTTCATCGAGATCGGGCAAAAGGCGCCGGTCCTGCTCGACGCCGTGTCCGGCGAAAAATCGCAAATCGACGGCGAGATCAGCGAGATCGTGCCGGCCTCCGACGGAACGCACAGCCAGGTCGTTCGCATCGCGCTTGTTGACGGTGCGGAGGTTCGGTCCGGCCTGTTCGGGCGCGTGCGTTTCGCGAAGCCGGACGGCGCGGCGAGCGCGCGGCTTGCGCCGTCGGACCGCGTCGTGCGTCGCGGGCAACTGGCGGGGGTGTGGGTCGTGGATCACGGCGATCGCGTGCGTCTGCGCCTCGTGCGCGAGGGGCGTGCGTCCGGCGACAGGACGGAGATCTTCGCGGGCGTCCTCGCGAAGGACCGCATCGTGACCTCCGACATCTCCGAACTCATCGACGGCCAGCCGGCGAAGGTGGTGAACTGA
- a CDS encoding TolC family protein translates to MRLAWMTTFVLLLAAASPPAFATETLTLERAIDLALAGNREIQAAQYDRNAAGFGVGEAVSYYLPHVSVQAIHMQTNNPVMAFGTSLNQGTFSLMEFQTTDPNEPDVTDDYITRIEGTQAIFGGGKILTGIHQARRMVQAAGHARDWQKVDVRFRVTEAYYNALRARRFVALTEQVIATMDRHVKTAGDYYDQGLALESDKLQAQVYRGEAKLANVEASNHYRLAIENLNFLLGAERGKAWDLAEPPDFECGAGEPDALVDEALARRADLAAMMRKVDVARAGQAMAATGFVPTVGLKAEYNFHDDEEWLGDQAEDWSVFLVANWEIFDGGRDVAKVGKAVNEARAAKTRLAHMREGVALQVMEKRLNLSAAEQKFAVASASVTQAERALEIQTNRFESGLLKIGDLLDAQTNDTKAKTNELNATYDLILARLALRHAVGDQQCGPDAETTEGN, encoded by the coding sequence ATGCGTTTGGCGTGGATGACGACTTTCGTACTTTTGCTGGCTGCGGCAAGCCCGCCGGCTTTCGCGACCGAGACTCTGACACTCGAGCGCGCGATCGACCTGGCGCTCGCGGGCAATCGGGAGATTCAGGCCGCGCAATACGACCGCAACGCGGCCGGTTTCGGAGTCGGCGAGGCGGTCAGCTATTACCTGCCGCACGTTTCGGTGCAGGCGATCCACATGCAAACAAACAACCCCGTGATGGCCTTCGGTACGTCGCTGAACCAGGGGACGTTCTCGCTGATGGAATTCCAGACGACCGATCCGAACGAGCCCGACGTCACCGACGACTACATCACACGCATCGAAGGGACGCAGGCGATCTTCGGCGGCGGGAAGATCCTGACCGGCATCCACCAGGCCCGCCGCATGGTTCAGGCGGCCGGACACGCGCGCGACTGGCAGAAGGTCGATGTGCGTTTCCGCGTCACCGAGGCGTATTACAACGCCCTGCGCGCGCGGCGCTTCGTGGCGCTGACCGAGCAGGTGATCGCCACGATGGACCGCCACGTGAAGACGGCGGGCGACTATTACGACCAGGGCCTTGCGCTCGAATCCGACAAGTTGCAGGCCCAGGTGTATCGCGGCGAGGCGAAGCTCGCGAACGTCGAGGCGTCAAACCATTATCGCCTGGCGATCGAGAACCTGAACTTCCTGCTTGGCGCCGAACGCGGCAAGGCGTGGGATCTCGCGGAACCGCCGGATTTCGAATGCGGGGCCGGAGAACCGGATGCGCTCGTTGACGAGGCGCTCGCCAGGCGCGCCGACCTTGCCGCGATGATGCGCAAGGTCGATGTCGCGCGCGCCGGGCAGGCGATGGCCGCGACGGGCTTTGTCCCCACCGTGGGGCTGAAGGCCGAATACAATTTTCATGACGACGAGGAATGGCTCGGCGATCAGGCGGAAGACTGGTCGGTTTTCCTTGTGGCCAACTGGGAAATCTTCGACGGCGGGCGCGATGTCGCGAAGGTCGGCAAGGCCGTCAACGAGGCGCGCGCCGCCAAAACGCGCCTTGCGCACATGCGCGAGGGCGTCGCGCTGCAGGTGATGGAAAAGCGGCTGAACCTTTCGGCCGCGGAGCAGAAATTCGCCGTCGCGTCCGCGTCGGTGACGCAGGCCGAACGCGCGCTCGAAATCCAGACCAACCGCTTTGAAAGCGGCCTGCTCAAGATCGGCGATCTGCTCGACGCGCAGACAAACGACACCAAGGCGAAAACCAACGAACTCAACGCCACCTACGACCTGATTCTCGCGCGGCTCGCGCTTCGCCACGCCGTTGGCGATCAGCAGTGCGGCCCGGACGCCGAAACGACGGAAGGGAACTGA